Below is a genomic region from Microbacterium sp. KUDC0406.
AAGGCCGATCGCGCTCTGTCGGAGCACAGGATCGGTCCGCTGGTCCTGATCGCGAAGGCCGTGTGTCTGGCTCTGCAGCGCAATCCCTCGCTCAACGCGCACTGGGACGAGGCGGCCGGCGAGATCGTGCAGTACCACTACGTCGATCTCGGCATCGCGGCGGCCACCGAGCGTGGCCTGATCGTGCCGAACATCCGCGATGCGGACCGGCTCGGCCTCACCGGCATCGCGGACGCGCTGCAAGCGCTGACCGCGACGGCACGATCGGGCAGGACCAGTCCGGCCGAGCTCGCCGGAGGGACCTTCTCGATCACCAACATCGGCGTGTTCGGCATCGACGCGGGCACCCCGATCCTCCCTCCGGGGCAGTCCGGCATCCTCGCCGTCGGCGCGGTGCGACGCCAGCCCTGGGAGCACGAGGGCGAGATCGCGCTGCGTCAGGTGATGACGCTCAGCGTGTCGTTCGATCACCGGCTGGTCGACGGTGCGGAGGGTGCGAAGTTCCTGAAGGACGTCGCCGACATCCTCGAGCAGCCGGGCCGCGCGATGCTCTACTGACCGGTCGTGCTGTCGGCGAGGAGGGCGGAGATCGCCATCGCCGACAGCACCCCCGCGGTCTCGGCGTGCGCACGGGCGGACGAGCGGGTCGAATGCGGCGTCGAGTTGATCAGACCGAAGCAGGCCTGCACTCGCAGCCGCTGGTCCTCTGCGGTGCCGGAGCGCAGCTCGGAGAGGGCGGCGATCCAGAGGTCGATGTAGGTGCGCTGCAGACGACGCACCTCGGCACGGTCGGCGTCGGAGAGGTGGGCCACGTCCCGGTCCTGCACCCGGATCACGTCGGCGTTGCCAAGCGCGAACTCGACGTGGAAGCGGATCAGGGCACGCATCCGATCCTGGGCGTCGGACGCGCGGTCCGAGACCTCCGTGCCTCCGCTGACCAGGTCGGCGCTCACCTGTGCGAGCACCGCGCCCAGCAGCGCCTGCTTGCCGGGGAAATGACGGTAGACGGCAGGTCCGGAGACCCCCACGGCGGAACCGATGTCCTCCAGGCTCACACCGGAGTAGCCGCGCTCGGCGAAAAGCCTCGCAGCGGCTTCCAGGAGCGCGTCGGTGCGCTCCGCCTTGGCGCGGTCACGCGCCGTGCTCATGCTCGTCATCGCAGCAGATCCTCGCAAGTCGGGTTAGTGAACACTAACCGAGATTGCGGGACCGCCGCGAGAATGTGACGGAGCCGTGATCGTCAGGCGGGCACGGCGTCCAGCAGACGAAGGCCACCGCGCTCGGCGACGAAGCGGTGCACGGAGCCGTTGCGCAGCACGTCGCCGGCGCGCGGGAGTGTGCCGCCGGAGGCGTGCAGCAGGAGCGCGCGGATGACCCCGCCGTGGCTGACCACCACGATCGACTCGGCACGAGGGCTGCTGCGGCGGCGGGAATCGCGCACGATGGCCTCGAGCTCATCGAGTGCGCGGTCGCAGACCTCCTGGAGGGTCTCCGCATCGGGCACCTCGGCGTGCCAGTCGCCGAACTCGGTCATGTAGTCGGCGACCAGCATCCCCTCGCCGGCGCCGAACGAGCGCTCGCGGACGCCGCCGATCGTCAGCGGTGCGGCGAGCCCCAGCTCGCCGGCGATGATCTGCGCAGTCTCGTGGGCGCGCGTCAGCGGGCTGCTGTAGATCGCGTCGTAGTCCCCGCCCGCGAGTTCTGCGGCGGCGGCCCGTGCATCCGCGCGACCGGTGTCGTTCAGCGGGATGTCGGTGCTGCCCTGGATGCGGCGCTCCAGGTTCCAGTCGGTCTGGCCGTGGCGGACGAGAGTGAGAAGGGTCACCCTCCGACCCTAGCCGCGAGACCTGAGAGCACCTCGGTGGTCCCGCCGCGCACGACCGCGTCCGCCCACGCATCCGCTCTGGTGGGCTCATGGTTCACCAGCACGATCGGGATGCCGCGCCGGCGGGCGCGTTCGATCACGCGTACGCCGGAGTTCACCGTCAGCGAGGTGCCCGCGACGAGCAGTGCGTCCGAGGCGTGCAGCAGCGACTCCGAGATGCGGAACCGTTCGGCCGGCACGTACTCGCCGAAGAAGACGACGTCCGGCTTCAGCATGCCGCCGCACACCGTGCACGGAGGGATGACGAAGCCCTCGGTGCTCTCGGGCGCGACGTCGCCGTCGGGATTCATCACGAGGCGCTCGGGCACGGTGATCCAGGGATTGAGCTGCTCGATGCGTTCGCCGACATCACGACGGTCGAAGACCTGGCGACAGTCCAGGCACTGCACCCTGCGCATCGTGCCGTGGATCTCGACCACGCGCGTGCTGCCGGCGCCGAGGTGCAGACCGTCGACGTTCTGCGTGACGACGCCCGTCACCGCGCCGTCGCGCTCCATCGCGGCGAGCGCACGATGCCCGTCGTTCGGCCGCACCGAGGTGAAGGTGCGCCAGCCGAGGTGCCCGCCCACCCAGTACCGGCGCCGTGCTGCCTCATCGCCGAGATAGGTCTGGATCGTCATCGGATTCGCGCGGGTGCGCGCTCCGGCGCCGCGATAGGCCGGGATGCCGGAATCGGTGGAGATCCCGGCGCCGGTGAGCACGGCGGTGCGGTGCCCTCGGAGGACGGCTGCGGCGTCGTCGATCTGCTCATCGAGCTCCGCCGTCGTGTCCACCCCGAGAGTCTAGGGTTCACGCCCCGCGGCGGGAAGATGGTCGTATGCATCTCATCGCCGTGAACGACCCCGACGATCCTCGGCTGGACGACTACCGCTCGCTCACCGATGTCGCCCTGCGGCGTGCGCAGGAGACCGAGCGCGGGTTGTACATGGCGGAGTCCCCGAAGGTGATCGAGAGGGCGATCACGGCCGGGCACCGCGCGCGGTCGGTCCTCGTGCAGCAGAAGTGGGTGGATCAGGTCAGCGGGCTCGTCGACGAAGGGACCACGGTCTTCGTCGTGCCGGATGCCGTGTCGGAGGCGCTGACCGGCTTCGCCGTGCACCGCGGGGCCCTGGCCGCGATGCACCGGCCCGAACTGCCGACGGTGGCGGAGCTGGTGCGCGGTCTGCCGGCGCGCTCCAGGATCGCGGTCCTGGAGCGCCTCACGGACCACACCAACGTCGGCGCGCTGTTCCGCTCGGCGGCGGCCCTCGGTGTGGCGGCGGTGCTGGTGTCGCCGTCCTGCGCGGATCCTCTGTACCGCCGGTCGGTGCGGGTCTCGATGGGTGCGGTGTTCCAGGTGCCCTGGACACGCGTCGAGCGATGGGAGGCGGGTCTGGACGAGCTCAAGGACGCCGGATATGTCATCGCCGGGATGACGCTGGGCGAGGGCGCCATCCCGCTCGACGACCTCGTTGCGGAGGCGCACGGCCGGCTCGCGCTGGTGTTCGGCGCCGAGGGGGACGGCATCACGCCGGAGACCGATCGTCTGCTCGATCGCCGCGTGACGATTCCGATGATGGGCGGAGTCGACTCACTCAACGTCGCCGCCGGCATCCGCCGGTCACCTTCTACGCGACCCGCTGAGGCGCCCGAGTCGCGTCGTCGCGGCGCGGCCGCGCGAACACCGTCAGGCTGAGCACCGCGAGCAGGGCGAGTCCGGCCAGCCTCGACAGGAGAGCCGGGAACGGCACGCCGATCGCGGCGACGAGAGGCCCGAGGCTGGCGCCGAGGAAGAGGACGAACCCGTTCAGAGCCATTCCGCCGGCCCGCTGCGGCGCGGCGGTCTCGCCGAACAGGGTGATCATCGCCGGAATGGCGAGTGCCACGCCGACGACGTAGATCAGGCTGGTCGCGGCGATGCCGACAAGAGACGCCGACAGCAGAGCCTCGGCGACGAGTCCCGCCGCGCCGATGGCGAAACCGAGCCTGGCGACCCCGTCGGTGCCCAGACGCCGGGCGAGCGGCCCGACTGCGAGGGCGGCGAACATGCCGGGCAGTCCGGCGAGGCGGAGCCAGATCACCTGGGCGGCATCCAGGCCGAGGGTCTCGACGTGCGGGCCGACGGCGGTGTACATCGCGACGAACCCGAGCAGCAGCGTGAGGTGCGCGACCGCCAGCAGCAGCATCCGGGGCATCCGCGCAACGCGAGCCAGGGCGGCGAACTGCTGAGCGAGCCGGCCCGCGCGCAGCGGGCGCTGCGGCTCCGCCAGCATGACGGCGACTCCGCCGAGGCAGACGACGAGGATCGCGCCGCTGAGTCCGAACACCCAGGGCCAGCCGATGGCCAGAGCGACCGTCGACGCGAGCACCTGCCCGGCGACTCCTGCCACGAGGAACGCGGTGGACATCGCGCCGATCGCCAGCGGTCGGCGGCGCGGATGCACGGCCTCGGCCAGGTACGCGAGCGCGACGGGTGCGAAGCTCGCGGCGGTGAAGCCCTGAAGAGCGCGGAGCGTGCCGAGTGCCGGCAGCGTGGATGAGAGTGCGGTGCCCAGGGTGGTCGCCGCGAGCGCGGCCAGCCCGATCATCAGGACGCGTCTGTGGCCGTACTGATCGGCCAGGGGTCCCCAGATGAGGAAGCCGATGGCGTAGCTGAGGCTGAAGGCGGTGGACAGCGCGAAGGTCGAATCGCCGCCGAGGTCGGCACTGATCGGTGCGATCAGGGGGATCGCGGCGTACAGCTGAGTGAGTACGAAGAGCGCGGTGACGACGAGCGCGACCACGGCCGCCGTGGTCGCGGGGAAGGCGGATGCCGGTCTCGTGGCGGTCGAGGACTGTGCGGTCTCGGGGGCGGCGAGGGGGAGTGCGGACACGATCTCTCCTATTCCAACGGAAGCGTTGGAAGTCACCGTAGTACAGTGATGGACAAACAGCAACGGTTGCGTTGGAGATGGATCGGAGCAGACGATGGCATGGGATGTCGAGGGGACGAAGCGGGCGATCCTGGATGCCGCGATCGCGGAATTCGCCGCGCACGGGCCCGACGGAACGACCGTCGAGCGGATCGCGAAGGCCGCCGGGGTGAACAAGGAGCGCGTGTACAACTACTTCGGC
It encodes:
- a CDS encoding TetR/AcrR family transcriptional regulator, whose translation is MTSMSTARDRAKAERTDALLEAAARLFAERGYSGVSLEDIGSAVGVSGPAVYRHFPGKQALLGAVLAQVSADLVSGGTEVSDRASDAQDRMRALIRFHVEFALGNADVIRVQDRDVAHLSDADRAEVRRLQRTYIDLWIAALSELRSGTAEDQRLRVQACFGLINSTPHSTRSSARAHAETAGVLSAMAISALLADSTTGQ
- a CDS encoding histidine phosphatase family protein, whose protein sequence is MTLLTLVRHGQTDWNLERRIQGSTDIPLNDTGRADARAAAAELAGGDYDAIYSSPLTRAHETAQIIAGELGLAAPLTIGGVRERSFGAGEGMLVADYMTEFGDWHAEVPDAETLQEVCDRALDELEAIVRDSRRRSSPRAESIVVVSHGGVIRALLLHASGGTLPRAGDVLRNGSVHRFVAERGGLRLLDAVPA
- a CDS encoding Sir2 family NAD-dependent protein deacetylase produces the protein MDTTAELDEQIDDAAAVLRGHRTAVLTGAGISTDSGIPAYRGAGARTRANPMTIQTYLGDEAARRRYWVGGHLGWRTFTSVRPNDGHRALAAMERDGAVTGVVTQNVDGLHLGAGSTRVVEIHGTMRRVQCLDCRQVFDRRDVGERIEQLNPWITVPERLVMNPDGDVAPESTEGFVIPPCTVCGGMLKPDVVFFGEYVPAERFRISESLLHASDALLVAGTSLTVNSGVRVIERARRRGIPIVLVNHEPTRADAWADAVVRGGTTEVLSGLAARVGG
- a CDS encoding TrmH family RNA methyltransferase, with product MHLIAVNDPDDPRLDDYRSLTDVALRRAQETERGLYMAESPKVIERAITAGHRARSVLVQQKWVDQVSGLVDEGTTVFVVPDAVSEALTGFAVHRGALAAMHRPELPTVAELVRGLPARSRIAVLERLTDHTNVGALFRSAAALGVAAVLVSPSCADPLYRRSVRVSMGAVFQVPWTRVERWEAGLDELKDAGYVIAGMTLGEGAIPLDDLVAEAHGRLALVFGAEGDGITPETDRLLDRRVTIPMMGGVDSLNVAAGIRRSPSTRPAEAPESRRRGAAARTPSG
- a CDS encoding MFS transporter, with amino-acid sequence MSALPLAAPETAQSSTATRPASAFPATTAAVVALVVTALFVLTQLYAAIPLIAPISADLGGDSTFALSTAFSLSYAIGFLIWGPLADQYGHRRVLMIGLAALAATTLGTALSSTLPALGTLRALQGFTAASFAPVALAYLAEAVHPRRRPLAIGAMSTAFLVAGVAGQVLASTVALAIGWPWVFGLSGAILVVCLGGVAVMLAEPQRPLRAGRLAQQFAALARVARMPRMLLLAVAHLTLLLGFVAMYTAVGPHVETLGLDAAQVIWLRLAGLPGMFAALAVGPLARRLGTDGVARLGFAIGAAGLVAEALLSASLVGIAATSLIYVVGVALAIPAMITLFGETAAPQRAGGMALNGFVLFLGASLGPLVAAIGVPFPALLSRLAGLALLAVLSLTVFARPRRDDATRAPQRVA